The Salvelinus namaycush isolate Seneca chromosome 26, SaNama_1.0, whole genome shotgun sequence genomic sequence CAGGCAGATTGAAGGACACCTATGCCCTGTCAGACAGTACAGGCAGAGCAAAGTACACCTCAGCACTCACTGCCAGCACAAGAAAGGCTgttacatcatcatcatcattctgAGAAGGGTCATCTTTGAATTATCTTGACTGGAATCAACTTTTAACTCATAAGATCCACACAACTGCTTAGTTTTTTTCTACATTTGTCTGAGGTCTTTTCAAATAACTTTTGAAAAGCCACACTGTACGCTTGTATTGTATACTTTATGTCCATAATATATACCAAACAATCTTGAACACATAcagtgtgtcacgacttccaccgaaggtggctcctctgcctgttcgggcggtcgtcgtcaccagtctactagctgccaccgatccctttttcctttctgtctgttttgtcttgattgttttcacctgttgctCATTTTGGTTCATTATTTGGTCTATTTAAACTTTGAGTGCTCGCCTGCTGTTGTGCGGGCTTATCCTTACTGTCAGTGGTGTAGTTGGGTTTTTCGCCTGCGTATTGTGTTGTATGTTCTTTCCCTGTTTTGGAGACATACGTGCTCTATGGTCATTGCCTGTTTGTTTGGCTAGACCACGCGCAATAAACGCATTTCTTTGGAagtttgctctctgcgcctgactctacacccaccactcctagaaATACGTGACACAGTGGGCCTAAGATAAAAGCAAATAACATCATACATGAAATATCACTGTACCATCATTCTCACTGCTGGTCATAAAGACTGCTCTGTTGACTCCGTCATAATATTTAGGCCAACTTCTCTGACGTAGCTCTGTTATATTATCTTCACTGACTGTAAACTGATACCTGTTTCGGTTTATAGGCGAGAGTGAGACTGCTTTAACTAGTGGACTTCATCCAAATGCTTTTGTCCAatagactgtaggctactacCTGTATGGAGGCTTCATCACAGTAGTCTAAATTGGCTTCCTTTCATAGTCTTCTGCACTTCATCTGCACTAATCTGAAAACAAAGGGTAAGACATAGCAGTATGGGGGATTTCAGAAATGTGATTTTACCTCTCAGGTTCTTTCATATCAGTGCAGACGAGGggaagcagacagagagaggaatccCCTTTAGACTATTGCGATGCACCCTAGGTGTCGGAGTCTAAATACAACATTGTTCAGCAATCTTATGCACTTCTTAAAATTATACGATAagtaaacatacagttgaagtcagaagtttacatgcacttaggttggagtcattaaaactcatttttcaaccactccacaaatttcttgttaacaaactatagttttggcaagtcggttaggacatctactttctgcatgacacaagtaatttttccaacaattgtttacagacaatttatttcacttataattcattgtatcacaattccagtgggtcagaagtttaaatacactgagttgactgtgcctttaaacagtttggaaaattccagaaaatgatgtcatggctttagaagcttctgataggctaattgacatcatttgaatcaattggaggtgtacctgtggatgtatttcaaggcctaccttcaaactcagtgcctctttgcttgacatcatgggaaaatcagaagaaatccgccaagacctcagaaataaaattgtagaccacaagtctggttcatcctagggagcaattaccgctcaggaaggagatgcattctgtctcctagagatgaatgtactttggtgcgaagtgcaaatcaatcccagaacaacagcaaaggtccttgtgaagatactggaggaaacaggtacaaaagtatctatatccacaatgaaactagtcctatatcgacataacctgaaaggccgctcagcaaggaagaagccactgctccaaaaccgccataaaaaagccagactacggtttgcaactgcacatggggacaaagatcgtactttttgcagaaatgtcctctggtctgatgaaacaaaaatagaactgtttggccataatgaccatcgttatgtttggaggaaaaagggggaggcttgcaagccgaagaacaccatcccaaccgtgaagcatggggtggcaccatcatgttgtgggggtgctttgctgcaggagggactggtgcacttcacaaaatagatggcatcatgaggaggggaaattatgtggatatattgaagcaacatctcaagacatcagtcaggaagttaaagcttggtcacaaatgggtcttccaaatggccaatgaccccaagcattcttccaaagttgtggcaaagtggcttaaggacaatacAGTCagggtattggaatggccatcacaaagccctgacctcaaccacatagaaaatttgtgggcagaactgaaaaagcgtgcgcgagcaaggaggcctacaaacctgactcagttacaccagctctgtcaggaggaaaattcacccaacttattgtgggaagcttatggaaggctacctgaaacatttgacccaagttaaacaatttaaaggcaatgctaccaaatactaattgagtgtatgtaaacttctgacccactggggatgtgatgaaataaataaaagctgaaataaatcattctctcttctattattctgacatttcacattcttaaaataaagtggtgatcctaactgacctaagacagggaatttttacttggattaaatgtcaggaattgtgaaaaactgagtttaaatgtatttggctgaggtgtatgtaaacttccgattttaACTGTATGATAGCCCTAATAAACCATTCGGATGGAGGAAAtgtagagagagaatgaaaaatTGGAAAGTATATTTACTCACagatgtgtttttgtttgttttgtgccATTTTTGGCTCAAGTTCAACCACATCCCAAATGTATGATTAATAATTTTAGTGTGGCCGTGGCTATAAATAAATCTACTTCAAATCCATTCTTATGAAATAGCATACGGTGTCCTTATCCAATGAGTCAGGGCCATGGGTTAAATTGAGAATTTGGCCCTATTTAGAggagttagggtaagggttgacCCAGGAATTGAACATAAGACTTAGGTTATGCCAAGATTAGATTAGGGTTGTGAATGAGGCTAggattagggttgaaccgggatgtgtccatgaaagggaaagggggatacctagtaagATGTCCAAcagaatgtattcaactgaaatgtgtcttcctcatttaacccaacccctctgaatcagagagttgctgggggctgccttaatcaacatccacgtcttcggtgcgcagggaacagtgggttaactgctagCTAAGGTTAGAGTTGTGGTTGAGGcaagggttgaaccaggatgtggacatgaagctagggtaaacctgacatttttatttttactttttgaaAATACTAATATTATTAATGGACCAAAATGCCCCAACATTTAAAAGTAGATGCAAAAATGTCATTTTAGCCTGTGGTGCCTGGTCTTAAACATTATAATAAAAACCCATACACATATTGCAACACTGTATAATTTGCATAGTAATATGGTCTTCTTGTTTGTTAGATGTAGAatcaacaaaatggctgccatacAGCAGCCACTCTCCCTCCCCACCCTCTGTAGCAGCCTACCTGCAGCTGTGTAGAGCTCGTCAAACTTGGCAGAGCAGGCCTCTTTGCACTGCCTGTCTGTGTTGAGCGGTTCTCATTCCGTTCCAGTCCTTTGTAGAAAAAAGAGAAACAGACGCCTGGTCCCTCATCATAGTAATACTGCAGTTTGTTGTTGTCTTCCTTTCCCTGCACTGccttcccctcattaatcttacTACTGCAAAACGGCTCTGACAGAAGGCCACTTGTCAGTAACAAAAGTAGTTACAGTACATGTTCTCTTGCCAGTTTCAATAGTTCTTCAATAGCAaaaagctagggttatggttgaggctagggttagggttatggttgaggctagggttagggttatggttgaggctagggttagggttatggttgaggctagggttagggttagggttatggttgaggctagggttagggttatggttgaggctagggttagggttatggctgaggctagggttagggttatggttgaggctagggttagggttatggttgaggctagggttagggttatagttgaggctagggttagggttatggttgaggctagggttagggttatggttgaggctagggttagggttagggttatggttgaggctagggttagggttatggttgaggctagggttagggttatggttgaggctagggttagggttatggttgagggttagggttatggttgaggctagggttagggttatggttgaggctagggttagggttatggttgaggctagggttagggttatggttgaggctagggttgaaccgggatctGGACATGAAAATAGGTTTGGGCTAAGGGTTATGGCTATGGATAGGGTAACTGCTGTAAGTACAATGTATTCCCATTgtatggttagggttagtactTTTATCCTACTTTCTATCCTGCTTTTTGACCCAAGGTTCAGGAGCTCAGCTCTGGGTTGCTCCAGCTCAATGTAACCACTGCAGAGGACTTTACATTTTGAAAATGGACAATATTTATTTGAAGATACAAGAAAGGTAACCATAAGGTCTTGTAGTTGGGGATAGGCTTGCTTTATTTCTCAATTTCTGTTTGTGAAATGCTTGATTACTCAACTACAATAAAAAAATGAACACTGAAAAAGTGTTGCCAAGATACTGCCAGAAATTTCCATGTTTTATGACTGAAACCATGAGGTCAGTGACCGACAGCGAGACACTCCTAGGTAATAAAAACCTACTTGTTGATAAGGGGTCCAAACGACGTTCCCTGCCTGTGGACAGAAGCTCATAGAACAGGATTTGAAAAGAAACTTGACATCTTTCTGCTGGGGGAATCTACAGTCTTGGCCTACCAGCGTCAAAACGATGGCAAATCCACTCTTACATGTCTTTTTACTTGGAGTTATGCTTCCTGTAGCTTCGTCCATGAGTGAGTATATTCTGTTTCTTAACATTCTGCATTTTCTCTACGAACCCTTGTTAATCGCTTTGCTTTAACTGCTTTAACTATAGTATGTGTGCTACTGTAACCAGGTCACTGAGTTCCTACTTTGTCATAATTCCTTTATGTCCAGTTATATCAAAGTAAGGCAAACACGGTTACTAAGTCTAGTATTGTAAATAATGTTATATTTTTTCTCTGAAATTAATGAATTACGAATGAATTATGTAACCCATCCAATGTAAGGCTGAAGTTACATTTGTGAGTGGGATCATTTATCAATATGATTGTGATGAATATTGAGAAAATGTTGAGAGAAGTGTGAAGATGATGCTAAGATGCTAGGAATGGAAAAGCCTTGCTTTTCAAGCACAGGTGTGTCagactcagaaaaaaaaattcagACAGCTGAGATGGTTCAAATTAGATTTAGAATGCACTTGCAAATCTTTAATAGAaactgtatttttactgttgaAGAACTCTGTCAAAACTGGCAAGAGAACATGTACTGTAACTACTCAGTGACTGACAAGTGGCTATCTTCTGTCAGAGCCATTTTGCAGTAGTAAGATGGACGAGGGGAAGGCAGTGGAGGGAAAGGAAGACGACAAACAACTGCAGTATTACTACAATGAGGGAAAAGGCGCCTGTTTTCCTTTCTTCTACAAAGGACTGGAAGGGAATGAGAACCGCTTCAACACAGACATGCAGTGTATGAAGGCCTGCTCTGAGAAGTTTGAAGAGCTCTACCCAGCTGCAGGTAGGCTGCTACAGAGGGTGGGGATTGAGAGCGGCTGCTGTATGGCGGCCATTTTGTTAGGTGTAGATTCAAAGAGGATTCATGAACATAAAAGATAAGATATTAACAAAACCACATAATAAGCAAACAGACACAGCAATCCTATAATCTGATTATTATGCTACACTAACCTCTCTCAAAATGATCCATCCATTTAAGGAGGAATTGTTGAGCTGTTCATAGAAGTTTGTCAAACCAATTCATATTCCTCATctattctctctgctctctcagatGGAGTGTGTGGCCTCCCAGTAGACCATGGTAGTTGTTTTGCTATGTTGCTGATGCACTACTACAACGCAGAAGAGGGGAACTGTCGTGTCTTCCACTACAGTGGCTGTCAGGGCAATGGCAACCGCTTCGAGACCCGAGAGCAGTGTCTGCAGACATGCATGGGTCAGTTCACTATATATTGTTGTGATGCCACTATTTCTCATCTCTTCCTCTGAGGTAATGGCAATATACCTCAATATGCACTCAAAAATCAACAACCCATCATATTCAATATAATGAACCTACACATTTCTATATTTCACTCTACTGCCACGTGTAAAGGCTTGTTTCTGTATGAAAATAGTTTGTAGACATTGAAGTGCATTTTAATCATTGAGGTGCAATTCTCCTTTACAACAGACACTCACCTGACTAACTGTTCGGACGGTTCTTCTCAGTCCATTAGAGGTCCTTCCTCCACAACGTCATTGCAACTCTGTCTCTATTATGCTTGTTCGTCCCGTTCATGTGAGATATTATTCTTCTGCAGCCAAAGCAGGAAGGTTTGGTGGTGCTATGGAACCAGGACCCAACCCAGATGAGAGTTCCACTAATGCAGGTACATCAATACCTTTGTGTACAGATAAGAAATTAGCTAATATCTTGATGATAATCTTTGTAATTGAGCTATATTGTGGTTATGAAAGAGTTGCTTTTGTATTTTTGGTTCTTAATCCTAACTGTCTTTGTTGTGTTTGTCTCAGGACTGATTGTGGGTATTTTAGGAGGAATTGTGTTCGCAGTGGCGGTGATCTCTGCTATTGTTCTTTTTGTTGTCCAAAGGTAAGCAAAGGTGCAGCAATGTACTCTTACAAAGTCAATACAGTAAATAAAATGAGGGAAAGGGGTGAGAACCCATCTTTGAATTTCATGGTAATATCAATAAGTATGTTACCTCTGGAAATTATAGATTCAGATTTCAAATTTGATTACACTGAAAttttaacatatatttttttacttcacAGGAAAGAGAAATCAAGAAAAGGGAGTGAGCAGGTACCAACTCTTGAGATGAAGTAGAGATGCATCACCCTCAACCCTTGTTTTGGATTTAGTTTAAATGTGTTATGTTTTAAATGTTGTACTCTATTTTGGTTGAATAAAAAAGGAAAATGTATCCCGTGCattatctatatattttttggttTATAAACTGTGGGATGTTGACAAAGTTAGCAGGTGATGAGCATTAACCAAACTGTAAATAATGCCTGCATATTGTATGTTGAATTTTGTAACAAGGACTGATCTGATCAACCCTCAAACTGGTCTCAGACTTATAAACTGATCAACTCTCCTTTTCAAGAAACCTAAACACTTATTCATGTTCAAATTACAATGCCATGTTTTAAGCAGTGGGGGCTGGTGGGATCTATagaaggacgggctcattgtaaggACTGGAATTAAATAattggaacggagtcaaacatgattgccatatgtttgataccgttccatttatttcattccagccattacaatgagcccgtcctcctatagcaccTCCCACCATCCGCCACTGGTTTTAAGTTAATTATTTTTCAAATAAGTCTATCTTATAAACAATTAAATAGATTGTTGAAAGGATTTACGTTTTTAAATTTGGATATGAATGTTTGCATTTGTTCTTTATTGTACAAACATGAAAATAAATGCATTTTCAGAATTTGGTATGGTCTTTTTCTTCCAAGTTGTCCAAGCACATGGAAAAATAAACTGATGTGAAAAAGTCAACTGTTTGTTCAGTGATTGTTTTGCTCTGTGAAATATATGTAAAATATCCCACTTATGACTTTTGATCTCCCAAAAATCCCTGGCATATTAT encodes the following:
- the LOC120021766 gene encoding boophilin-H2-like isoform X1; its protein translation is MANPLLHVFLLGVMLPVASSMKPFCSSKMDEGKAVEGKEDDKQLQYYYNEGKGACFPFFYKGLEGNENRFNTDMQCMKACSEKFEELYPAADGVCGLPVDHGSCFAMLLMHYYNAEEGNCRVFHYSGCQGNGNRFETREQCLQTCMAKAGRFGGAMEPGPNPDESSTNAGLIVGILGGIVFAVAVISAIVLFVVQRKEKSRKGSEQVPTLEMK
- the LOC120021766 gene encoding boophilin-H2-like isoform X2, encoding MANPLLHVFLLGVMLPVASSMKPFCSSKMDEGKAVEGKEDDKQLQYYYNEGKGACFPFFYKGLEGNENRFNTDMQCMKACSEKFEELYPAADGVCGLPVDHGSCFAMLLMHYYNAEEGNCRVFHYSGCQGNGNRFETREQCLQTCMDTHLTNCSDGSSQSIRGPSSTTSLQLCLYYACSSRSCEILFFCSQSRKVWWCYGTRTQPR